The window GCGGTCTTCCAGTCGTCGCGCCAGACCAGGGTGTTCCACTCCGGCACCAGGTTGCCCAGCGGGCAGCCCTGGTGGCAGAACGGGATGCCGCAGTCCATGCAGCGACCGGCCTGCTTCTGCACGCGCTCGTTGCCGAACTCGTCGTAGACCTCGCGCCAGTCCTTCAGGCGCAGGAAAACCGGCCGGTGGGACGCGTTCTCCCGCGGCGTGGTCAGAAAGCCCTTGGGGTCAGCCATGTGCGGCCTCCATGATCGCCTTGTCGATGTCGCGGCCGTCGCGCTCGGCGGCGGCACGCGCGGCCAGCACGCGCTTGTAGTCCTTCGGCATCACCTTGGTGAAGCGCCGGACCTCGTTGTCCCAGTCGGCCAGCAATGCGCGGGCGACGGCGGATTCGGTCTCCGCCAAGTGCTTCGAGACGACCTCGCGAAGGAAGTCGTTGTCCTCCACGGAGATCGGGTCAAGGTCGACCATCTCCGGGTTGACTCGCTGCGCGGCCAGGTCGAGCACGTAGGCGATGCCGCCGGACATGCCCGCCGCGAAGTTGCGCCCGGTGGGCCCGAGCACAACCACGCGACCGCCCGTCATGTACTCGCAGCCGTGGTCGCCCACGCCCTCAACGACGGCCAGCGCGCCGGAGTTGCGGACGCAGAAGCGTTCGCCCACCTTGCCGCGCAGGAAGATCTCGCCGCCGGTGGCGCCGTAGGCGATGACGTTGCCCGCGATCACGTGGTGCTCGGCGGTGTACTGCGAACCCGGGTGCGGGCGCACGGTGATGCGGCCGCCGGACAGGCCCTTGCCGACGTAGTCGTTGCCGTCGCCGACGAGCCGCAGCGTGATCCCGCGCGGGATGAACGCGCCGAACGACTGGCCCGCCGTGCCGGTGAAGGTCACGTCGATCGTGTCGTCGGGCAGGCCCTCGCCGCCCCAGCGCTTGGTCAGCTCCGAGCCGAGCATGGTGCCCACGGTCCGGTTGACGTTGCGCACGGGCAGTTCCAGCCGCACGTGGTCGCCGGAGTTCAGCGCGCCCTCGGCGAGCTGGATCAGCGTGTTGTCGAGCGCCTTCTCCAAGCCGTGGTCCTGCTTGGTGACGCAGTGCCGCGCCGCGCGCGGCGCCAGCTCGGGCACGTGGAAGATCGGCGACAGGTCCAGACCCGAGGCCTTCCAGTGGTCGACCGCGTCGCGCATGTCGAGCAGCTCGGCGTGGCCCACGGCCTCCTCGATCGAGCGGAAGCCCAGCGCGGCAAGGTATTCGCGCACTTCCTGGGCGATGAACTCGAAGAAGTTGACGACGTACTCGGCCTTGCCGCTGAACTTGGCGCGCAGCACCGGGTTCTGGGTCGCGACACCCACCGGGCAGGTGTCCAGGTGGCACACCCGCATCATGACGCAGCCGGACACGACCAGGGGAGCGGTGGCGAAACCGAACTCCTCGGCGCCCAGCAGTGCCGCGATGATGACGTCGCGGCCGGTCTTGAGCTGCCCGTCGGTCTGCACGACGATCCGGTCGCGCAGCCGGTTGGCCAGCAGCGTCTGCTGCGTCTCGGCCAGGCCCAGCTCCCACGGACCGCCCGCGTGCTTGATCGACGACAGGGGAGAGGCACCCGTTCCGCCGTCGTGGCCGGAGATGAGCACCACGTCGGCGTGCGCCTTGGACACACCCGCCGCGACCGTGCCGACGCCGACCTCGGAGACCAGCTTCACGTGGATGCGGGCCGCCGGGTTGGCGTTCTTCAGGTCGTGGATGAGCTGCGCCAGGTCCTCGATGGAGTAGATGTCGTGGTGCGGCGGCGGGGAGATCAGGCCCACGCCCGGCGTCGAGTGCCGGGTCTTGGCGATCCACGGGTACACCTTCGTGCCCGGGAGCTGCCCGCCCTCGCCGGGCTTCGCGCCCTGCGCCATCTTGATCTGGATGTCGTCGGCGTTGACCAGGTACTCGCTGGTCACGCCGAACCGACCACTGGCGACCTGCTTGATCGCCGAACGGCGCTTCGGGTCGTAGAGCCGGTCGGAGTCCTCGCCGCCCTCACCGGTGTTGGACTTCGCGCCCAACTGGTTCATCGCGATGGCCAGCGTCTCGTGCATCTCCTGCGAGATCGACCCGTAGGAGATCGCGCCCGTGCCGAACCGCTTGACGATGGACGAGACCGGCTCGACCTCCTCGACCGGCACCGGCGGGCGCACGCCCTCCTTGAAGGCGAACAGGCCGCGCAGCGTCTTCAGCGACGCCGACTGGTCGTCGACCGCGCGGGTGTACTCCTTGAAGATCTCGTACTTGCCCGACCGGGTGGAGTGCTGCAGCTTGAACACCGTGGTCGGGTTGAACAGGTGCGGCTCACCCTCGCGGCGCCACTGGTAGTCGCCACCGGTGATCAGGTCGCGGTGGCTGGCCCGAACACCGTCGCGGGGGAAGGCCTGCGCGTGCCGCTGCGCCACTTCCTCGGCCAGCACGTCGAAGCCGACGCCGCCGAGCCGCGAGGTGGTGCCGGCGAAGCAGGCGTCGATGACCTCGGCGCCGAGGCCGAGGGCCTCGAAGATCTGCGCGCCGGTGTAGGAGGCCACAGTGGACACGCCCATCTTGGACATGGTCTTGCGGACACCCTTGCCCAGCGCCTTGATCAGGTTGCGGGTCGCCTTCTTGGCGTCCACACCGGCGATCAGGCCCTGCTCGGCCAGTTCCTCGACCGTGGCCATCGCCAGGTACGGGTTGACCGCCGCGGCGCCGTAGCCGATGAGCAGCGCGATGTGGTGCACCTCGCGGGCGTCACCGGACTCCACGACCAGGCTGACCTGGGTCCGGGTCTTCTCCCGCACCAGGTGCTGGTGCACCGCGCCGACCAGCAGCAGCGACGGGATCGGGGCCAGGTTCTCGTCGACACCGCGGTCGGACAGCACGATCACCCGGGCGCCGTGCTTGATCGCCCACGACACCTCGGCGCGGATCTCGTCGAGCTGCTCGCGCAGCGCGTCACCGCCGCCGCGCACGTCGTAGAGGCCGTGGATGGTGACGGCCTGGTACTCCGGGCGGTCGCCGTCGTCGTTGGCGTGCACGATCTTGGCGAGCTCGTCGTTGTCCAGCACCGGGAACGGCAGGGTGATCCGGCGGCAGGAGTTCTCGTCGACCTCGAGCAGGTTCGGCTCGGCGCCCAGCGCGGCGCCCAGCGAGGTCACCAGCTCCTCGCGGATCGCGTCCAGCGGCGGGTTGGTGACCTGGGCGAAGAGTTGGCTGAAGTAGTCGAACAGCGGCCGCTGGTTCGTCGACAGCGACGCCAGGGGAGCGTCGTTGCCCATCGAGCCGATCGGCTCCGCGCCGGTGCGGGCCATCGGCTGCAGCAGGATGGCGAGCTCTTCCTCGGTGTAGCCGAACGCCTGCTGCCTGCGCACCAGCGACGCGTGCGTGGGCACCTCGCGCTCGCGCTCCGGCAGCGACTCCAGCGTGGTGAGTCCATTCGCGACCCACTCGGCGTACGGGTGCTCGGCGGCGAGTGCGCCCTTGATCTCCTCGTCGTCGATGATGCGGCCGGCGGCCGTGTCGACCAGGAACATCTTGCCCGGCTCCAACCGTCCCTTGCGGACGATCGTGGTCGGGTCGATGTCGAGCACGCCGACCTCGGAGGCCAGCACGACCAGGCCGTCCTCGGTGACCCAGTAGCGGGCCGGGCGCAGGCCGTTGCGGTCGAGCACGGCGCCGATCTGGGTGCCGTCGGTGAACGAGACCAGCGCGGGACCGTCCCACGGCTCCATCAGCGTCGAGTGGAACTCGTAGAACGCCCGGCGGGCCGGGTCCATCTCGGTGTGGTTCTCCCACGCCTCGGGGATCATCATGAGCACCGCGTGCGGCAGTGAGCGACCACCGAGGTGCAGCAGTTCCAGCACCTCGTCGAAGGACGCGGAGTCGCTGGCGCCGCGGGTGATGACCGGGAAGATCCGCTTGAGGTCGCCCGGGATCAGGTCGCTGGCGAGCATGGACTCGCGCGCGTCCATCCACGCGCGGTTGCCGCGCAGCGTGTTGATCTCACCGTTGTGGGCGACGTACCGGTACGGGTGCGCCAGCGGCCACGACGGGAACGTGTTGGTGGAGAAGCGGGAGTGCACCAGGCCGATCGAGCTGGTGACCCGCTCGTCGCTCAGGTCGGGGAAGAACAGGCCCACCTGGGGCTCGGTGAGCATTCCCTTGTAGACGATCGTCCGCGAGGACAGCGAAGCGAAGTAGACGTCCGTGTCGTGCTCGGCGCGCTTGCGCACACAGAAGGCCAGGCGCTCCAGCGGAAGGCCGGACACACCGTCGGCGGCGGCGATGAACAGCTGGGAGAAGTACGGCATGACCGACGCGGCGGTCGCGCCCGCGTGCTCACGGTTGACCGGCAGCTCGCGCCAGCCCAGCACCACGGCGCCCTCTTCGGCGGCAACGCGCTCGATGACTGCCACGGCGGCGGCGCGCTCGGTCTCGTCGACGGGCAGGAAAGCCGTGCCCACGGCGTAGGCGTCGGGCAGGGGGAAGTCGACGACCTCGCGGTAGAACCCGTCCGGAACCTGGATCAGCAGGCCCGCGCCGTCGCCGGTGTCCGGCTCGGCACCGCGGGCGCCGCGGTGTTCCAGGTTGCGCAGGGCGACGAGCGCTTTGGCGACGATGCCGTGGTCTCTGCGACCGGCGAGGTCGGCCACGAACGCGACACCACAGTTGTCGTGTTCGTACTGCTCGTCATAAAGGCCCCCGTGCCGGGGGTCCTGGCGGGTCGTCATGTGAAGCGGCCCTCCCTCTGCTCTGACGCGCACACGGGCGCGCCGAGTAGTCAGGGGAAAGCCGCAATGGGCACTTTCACCGTCGACTCGGCCCGGTGTGCGTCGCGTGCTGTGCGGCGACGTGCGGAAATAGCCCGGGCTTGGGCGGTTGAGCGCACCTCATCGTGCGGAGTGGCAGCGCACCTCGTCGTGCGGCCTGCGTGCGGCGGTCGGGTCCGGTGTGGACGCCGTCGTCACGCGATATCGCCCCAGGATCGTCTGGGACTTTCCATGACAATAGTGTGAACTCGGCGTTATCGGGATACGCCGAACGGAGCTCGTGGCGAACACCACGTGCCCTTGACGCCGGGCCTTCGTCGCCATGATAGCTCTGACCAGGCGATTCTTTGTTTCGGGAGCGTTTCGGGCTCTTCGAACGTTGGGCAGATATCCGGCCGAATTCTTCC is drawn from Actinokineospora alba and contains these coding sequences:
- the gltB gene encoding glutamate synthase large subunit, producing MTTRQDPRHGGLYDEQYEHDNCGVAFVADLAGRRDHGIVAKALVALRNLEHRGARGAEPDTGDGAGLLIQVPDGFYREVVDFPLPDAYAVGTAFLPVDETERAAAVAVIERVAAEEGAVVLGWRELPVNREHAGATAASVMPYFSQLFIAAADGVSGLPLERLAFCVRKRAEHDTDVYFASLSSRTIVYKGMLTEPQVGLFFPDLSDERVTSSIGLVHSRFSTNTFPSWPLAHPYRYVAHNGEINTLRGNRAWMDARESMLASDLIPGDLKRIFPVITRGASDSASFDEVLELLHLGGRSLPHAVLMMIPEAWENHTEMDPARRAFYEFHSTLMEPWDGPALVSFTDGTQIGAVLDRNGLRPARYWVTEDGLVVLASEVGVLDIDPTTIVRKGRLEPGKMFLVDTAAGRIIDDEEIKGALAAEHPYAEWVANGLTTLESLPEREREVPTHASLVRRQQAFGYTEEELAILLQPMARTGAEPIGSMGNDAPLASLSTNQRPLFDYFSQLFAQVTNPPLDAIREELVTSLGAALGAEPNLLEVDENSCRRITLPFPVLDNDELAKIVHANDDGDRPEYQAVTIHGLYDVRGGGDALREQLDEIRAEVSWAIKHGARVIVLSDRGVDENLAPIPSLLLVGAVHQHLVREKTRTQVSLVVESGDAREVHHIALLIGYGAAAVNPYLAMATVEELAEQGLIAGVDAKKATRNLIKALGKGVRKTMSKMGVSTVASYTGAQIFEALGLGAEVIDACFAGTTSRLGGVGFDVLAEEVAQRHAQAFPRDGVRASHRDLITGGDYQWRREGEPHLFNPTTVFKLQHSTRSGKYEIFKEYTRAVDDQSASLKTLRGLFAFKEGVRPPVPVEEVEPVSSIVKRFGTGAISYGSISQEMHETLAIAMNQLGAKSNTGEGGEDSDRLYDPKRRSAIKQVASGRFGVTSEYLVNADDIQIKMAQGAKPGEGGQLPGTKVYPWIAKTRHSTPGVGLISPPPHHDIYSIEDLAQLIHDLKNANPAARIHVKLVSEVGVGTVAAGVSKAHADVVLISGHDGGTGASPLSSIKHAGGPWELGLAETQQTLLANRLRDRIVVQTDGQLKTGRDVIIAALLGAEEFGFATAPLVVSGCVMMRVCHLDTCPVGVATQNPVLRAKFSGKAEYVVNFFEFIAQEVREYLAALGFRSIEEAVGHAELLDMRDAVDHWKASGLDLSPIFHVPELAPRAARHCVTKQDHGLEKALDNTLIQLAEGALNSGDHVRLELPVRNVNRTVGTMLGSELTKRWGGEGLPDDTIDVTFTGTAGQSFGAFIPRGITLRLVGDGNDYVGKGLSGGRITVRPHPGSQYTAEHHVIAGNVIAYGATGGEIFLRGKVGERFCVRNSGALAVVEGVGDHGCEYMTGGRVVVLGPTGRNFAAGMSGGIAYVLDLAAQRVNPEMVDLDPISVEDNDFLREVVSKHLAETESAVARALLADWDNEVRRFTKVMPKDYKRVLAARAAAERDGRDIDKAIMEAAHG